TTATATAACTGAGTTGAAGACCCTATGTTGAGGGTTTTTGACTCAGTTATTTGCTTATTTAGGATAGTCATTTAACTTGTGTAATGATATACTAAAAAAATGAGAGGGTAAGGGTATTTTGATTTGAAAAAAATTTTTGAAAATAATAAAAGAAATTATTTATTTTATATTGGTTTGTTTCTAGTGGCAGTAGTGTATCTTTTGAATTTTAATGTGGATCTGAGTACAGATGATGGTTGGTTTATGAAGATGCCTAGTGAGTATAGTTTTTTTGGCTTTCTTCAATGGCGTTATCATAATTGGTCTGCCAGATTATTTCCAGAAGCGATGTTGTACTTGATCTTTTTAGTTCCTTTACTTGTCCATCATTTAATCAGTGCCTGTGCTTGGTTGTTATATAGTTATTCTTTAGTACGTATTTTTGTAGGCACAGTTAGTCGAAAGAATTTTTTAGTCGCTTTTTTATCACTGGGCTTTATCAATATTTGGGTTATGAAAGACTCGCTTTTTTGGATCACTGGAGCAATTAATTATTTATGGCCTTTAGCATTAGGTTTATTTGCTATGATTCCGTATGCAGATAATTTTTTTAGAAATAAGAAAACGTCGGTTTGGCTTTATTTATTACCAGCATTGCTATTCTCATGTTCAAATGAACAGTTGCTTGTTTGTGTTATCGGTGTTGTTTTAGTTTATCATGGTACGATAGTGTTTATGAGAAGAAAAGAGAATTATTTTCTGTATATTCCGACTACCTTTTTTGTTACGGGATTTACGGTCATGCTTTTAGCCCCTGGAAACAAGCTGCGGATGCAACAGGAAATTGAGATGTGGATGCCAGATTTCAATGAGTTATCACTGCCCTCTAGAGTATTAAGAGGAAGCTCATGGCTGTTTGAAGGTTGGCAGACAAAATTGATGTTACTGTTTATCGTGATCATGGTGCTGTCATTGGTCGTTGATTCTTCAAAATTACTAGCTAAAATAACGACAGGTTATGCGGTGATTTTAGCATTATTGCTATACAACTTCCCAAATAAATTTACGAATTTTAGACTAATAAACGAGAACAACTGGATCAGTCAGCTTAAAGCAGGTAAAGTGCTGAGTGGATCTGTTTTGAATGCTGTTGTACCTTATCTGTTATGGAGCTTATTCTTTGGCTTGATTATCGGTTTATCCCTATCGGTTGCTAAACAAAAAATATTTATCGGTTTAAGCTATGGTGCCGCTTTATTGTCTTCAGTGTTGTTGTGGTTTTCGCCAACGATGTTTGCATCTGGTGCTAGAGTATTTATGTGTTCATCGATTTTTCTACTATTTATTTTATTCATACTATATCAGCAAGCGATAGCAAGCAGTAACTCAAACAAAAATAACCGACTATTGCTGTATGCTTGTTTTATACCCGTAATAAACTTACTTTCAGTGCTCTTTTTAAATTGATCAGAACATACTGAGGTGAAAATATAGAGTTTTTTTTTGGTATGGTTATGGATAAAAAATGGAGGAATGACCTAATTTGGTGTTGATTGGTACGTAAACCTTTATTCAGCTGAACAATTCCATGTTAGACAGATTTCATTTATTAGAATGATTGATTAGGCGAGAAGTCTAGATGTAAGTTTTTCGCTTATAAAAAATAGAAAGCAATGATTTTAATAGGTCTTTTTAAAGAACTGTTTTTTTAACCACCGTTTATTCGGTTTTTAGGGTCTAAGATATAACTCCTTGAGTTATATCTTAGACCCTATTGCTTATTTAACTGTAAATAAATCGCAGAAAAATCTCTTGTATATAGGCTTTTTCTAAAATTATTTAGTTTTATGTCAGAAAACCTAACATAAATTATTGACAACAGAAAAAAGTATTGATATCCTATACCTAATCTATCTAGCTGCGTAGGCTAGTTTCTCGGAAAAAAGACAAAATCTGTCTGCGGAAAAAAATGCCACCAACTTATTTTCCTATTTTTCTGTCGAAACTGAACGAGCCTACTATGCTTTTAAACTAAGAGAGGGGGGTGGAGATGAGAGAGAAAGAACTGAGAAGATCGATGTCCGTTTTTCCAATTGGTACAGTTATGAAATTAACAGATTTATCAGCACGTCAAATCCGTTATTATGAAGAACAGGATTTGATTCATCCTGAAAGAAGCGAAGGAAACCGACGGATGTATTCACTAAATGACATTGATGTTTTATTGGAAATCAAAGATTATTTGTCAGATGGTCTAAACATGGCGGGGATCAAGCGCGTCTACGAAATGAAACTGGAAGAACAAATGCATGCGCAAGAATCAAACAAACCGTTGACCGATGAAGATGTTCGAAAAATTTTATATGATGAACTTATTTCTCAAGGCGGGCTTACTCAACAAAATCCATTCCAATCCAGAGGACCAAAACTGTAACAGTTGAGCTTTACACAAAAAAATGAAGGACGTGAAGGATACAATGACGAAAAAACAAAACACAACAGTAGAAGATATCAAACGAATTGCCGATGAAGAAAATGTTCGATTTTTACGATTAATGTTTACAGACATTATGGGAACAATCAAAAATGTGGAAGTTCCAGTGAGCCAATTAGACAAAGTGTTAAGCAACAAAATGATGTTTGATGGGTCTTCTATTGAAGGTTTTGTGAGAATCGAAGAAAGTGACATGTATTTATACCCAGACGTATCCACGTGGATGATTTTTCCATGGGAGAGCACTCACGGGAAAGTTGCTCGTCTGATTTGTGATATCTATAATCCAGATGGAACGCCTTTCGCTGGAGATCCTCGCGGTAATTTAAAACGGGCATTGGCAGATATGGAAGCGCTAGGTTTTACCTCTTTCAATCTTGGGCCTGAGCCAGAGTTCTTCTTATTCAAATTGGATGAAGATGGTAAAATCACGACAGATCTAAATGACCGAGGGGGTTATTTTGATTTTGCACCAACCGATCTTGGTGAAAACTGCCGTCGAGATATTGTGCTTGAACTAGAAAGTCTAGGGTTTGAAGTGGAAGCATCTCATCATGAAGTAGCACCCGGTCAACATGAGATCGACTTTAAATACGCAGATGTTATTGAAGCGTGTGATAATATCCAAACATTTAAACTAGTCGTTAAAACAATTGCCAGAAAACATGGATTACATGCGACATTTATGCCAAAACCATTATATGGTATCAGCGGATCAGGTATGCATTGTAATATGTCACTATTCAAAGGCGACGAAAATGTCTTTTATGATGAAAAAGGACCAATGCAGTTAAGTCAAACAGCTTATTATTTCCTTGGTGGCCTATTAAAACATGCTCGAGCGTATACAGCTGTTTGTAATCCAACGGTTAATTCATATAAACGCTTGGTGCCAGGCTATGAAGCACCAGTTTACGTGGCATGGAGCGGACGCAATCGTTCGCCATTGGTACGTGTTCCTGAATCACGTGGGCTATCGACTCGTTTAGAATTACGTTCAGTGGATCCTTCTGCCAATCCATACTTAACAATGGCTGTACTTTTACAAGCTGGTCTAAATGGAATTAAAAATGAGATTGTTCCACCTGAAGCGGTTGACCGTAATATTTATGTGATGAATGAAGAAGAACGAAAAGAAGCGCAAATCCACGATTTACCTTCAACGATCCATAACGCAATTAAAGAATTGCGTAAAGATGACGTGATGATTGCAGCTTTAGGTGACCATATTTATGCAAACTTCGTTGAAGCGAAACGGATGGAATGGGCAGCTTTCCGTCAAACAGTTTCTGAATGGGAAAGAGAACAATATTTAGAATTATATTAGTACTTGTAAGTGACCGAGCATAAATTATTTTTTAGAAAAAATCCTATGAAATCAACATTTGAAAAAATGTATTTCATAGGATTTTGCTTATTTCTAGACGCATATTTTAAGTTTTTTTATTGTTTTATCCTTGTGCAATTTTTTGATGCTGTTTAGAAATTTGTACTAAATATTTTTTTAACGTACGCCATAAATATTTACTCAATAGGTAGAAACTAAGACCAAACACTGCAGTAATCGGAAAAGCTGCAATTGGTGGAGCTGACCAGAAGCCCAAATTAAGAACGAAAGGTAGTTGAACTCCAAAGAAAGCAGCAACAGTTATAATTGCACCCGCTATCACAGCAAACAAAGCGAAAATGTATAGAGCAAACGACATAATAGAAAGGAAAGGAACAATCACCATTCCTGAAAATCCTGTTTTTGCATAAAAAGTGATTATTTTAAGGATCTGTTTTAAATTGAACGTTGGATTTTTTAATAAGTTTGTCCCGACAAAAGACCTTGCAAGTGAGGC
The Enterococcus silesiacus DNA segment above includes these coding regions:
- a CDS encoding glutamine synthetase; this encodes MTKKQNTTVEDIKRIADEENVRFLRLMFTDIMGTIKNVEVPVSQLDKVLSNKMMFDGSSIEGFVRIEESDMYLYPDVSTWMIFPWESTHGKVARLICDIYNPDGTPFAGDPRGNLKRALADMEALGFTSFNLGPEPEFFLFKLDEDGKITTDLNDRGGYFDFAPTDLGENCRRDIVLELESLGFEVEASHHEVAPGQHEIDFKYADVIEACDNIQTFKLVVKTIARKHGLHATFMPKPLYGISGSGMHCNMSLFKGDENVFYDEKGPMQLSQTAYYFLGGLLKHARAYTAVCNPTVNSYKRLVPGYEAPVYVAWSGRNRSPLVRVPESRGLSTRLELRSVDPSANPYLTMAVLLQAGLNGIKNEIVPPEAVDRNIYVMNEEERKEAQIHDLPSTIHNAIKELRKDDVMIAALGDHIYANFVEAKRMEWAAFRQTVSEWEREQYLELY
- a CDS encoding MerR family transcriptional regulator; protein product: MREKELRRSMSVFPIGTVMKLTDLSARQIRYYEEQDLIHPERSEGNRRMYSLNDIDVLLEIKDYLSDGLNMAGIKRVYEMKLEEQMHAQESNKPLTDEDVRKILYDELISQGGLTQQNPFQSRGPKL